A region from the Salicibibacter cibarius genome encodes:
- the eutB gene encoding hydroxyectoine utilization dehydratase EutB — translation MRSVWKARKRLHEHLDKTPLIKSHALSEKSGVPVYLKLETMQPSRSFKLRGAFNFLSVLNKEEKERGVSAFSTGNHGLAVAYAAKQMNIRAMIFVSESVTETKKEALRGSGAELVVIGKSQDEAGAACQKQSRTKGLTIVPPFDHPEIIAGQGTIGLELLEDIPEMEAVVAGLSGGGLLAGIGEAVKHTDPAINVTGISVEKGAAMDESIKVGKPVEIPEHPTYADSLLGGIGLDNQYTFSAIQKYVDTRTRLAETDIAKGMGFLFEHHHLVVEGAAAVGVGALLNGAIRPKGPTAIVVTGAGIDVKSHQEIVGPYLGV, via the coding sequence ATGCGTTCTGTTTGGAAGGCACGAAAGCGACTGCACGAACATTTAGATAAAACCCCGCTTATCAAGAGCCATGCACTCTCGGAAAAAAGCGGTGTGCCGGTTTATTTGAAGCTGGAAACGATGCAACCGAGCCGTTCGTTTAAGCTCAGGGGGGCGTTTAATTTTTTATCTGTTTTAAATAAAGAGGAAAAAGAACGAGGCGTAAGCGCGTTTTCTACCGGTAACCACGGGTTGGCGGTTGCCTATGCGGCGAAGCAGATGAACATACGCGCGATGATTTTTGTATCGGAATCGGTAACGGAAACAAAAAAAGAAGCATTGCGAGGCAGTGGCGCAGAACTCGTCGTCATCGGAAAAAGCCAGGATGAAGCGGGAGCGGCTTGCCAAAAACAAAGCCGTACGAAAGGGTTGACGATTGTGCCGCCTTTCGATCATCCGGAGATCATTGCCGGGCAAGGGACGATCGGGCTTGAACTATTGGAAGATATTCCCGAAATGGAAGCCGTCGTGGCAGGTCTATCGGGCGGTGGATTATTGGCAGGGATCGGGGAGGCCGTAAAACACACCGACCCGGCCATCAATGTCACGGGCATCAGCGTTGAAAAGGGCGCGGCCATGGATGAGAGCATCAAAGTTGGGAAGCCGGTCGAGATCCCCGAACACCCCACTTATGCCGATAGTTTGCTCGGCGGCATCGGGCTTGATAATCAATACACGTTCTCCGCAATCCAAAAATACGTAGACACGCGCACGCGGTTGGCGGAAACCGACATTGCGAAGGGGATGGGTTTTCTGTTCGAGCACCACCATCTCGTTGTGGAAGGGGCAGCGGCCGTTGGCGTCGGTGCATTATTGAATGGCGCTATCCGCCCGAAAGGACCAACGGCAATCGTCGTGACCGGCGCGGGAATTGATGTGAAAAGCCATCAAGAGATTGTAGGGCCTTATTTGGGGGTGTGA
- a CDS encoding YihY/virulence factor BrkB family protein: MLVKKFMDDETTGLAAQLAYYFLLSLFPLLLFILTLLPYFSLPVSQVVEFIQTYAPGETGEIIADNIVSLLSETRGGLLSVGLIGTLWTASGGINAFIRATNRAYEVEETRSFLTVRLLSMTLTFSMVFVVAITLFLPVFGQALMNVIQSFIPIADHLELLFQVLRWVFAVGIMVFVLMVLYLAAPNAAFKLREVFWGALFATVVWQLISVGFSYYVSNFGNYEATYGAIGGIIVLMIWFYLTGIILIVGGQLNAMLYKWKKS; this comes from the coding sequence ATGCTCGTGAAAAAATTTATGGACGATGAGACGACGGGGCTTGCCGCGCAATTGGCGTATTATTTTTTATTGTCATTGTTTCCGTTGTTATTATTTATCCTTACATTGCTGCCTTATTTTTCATTGCCAGTGTCTCAGGTCGTTGAGTTTATTCAGACGTATGCTCCCGGAGAGACCGGAGAAATCATTGCAGATAATATTGTCTCCCTTCTAAGCGAAACGAGAGGCGGGTTACTTTCCGTCGGCCTTATCGGCACGCTTTGGACGGCATCCGGGGGCATTAATGCCTTTATTCGCGCGACGAATCGTGCCTATGAAGTCGAAGAAACGAGGTCTTTTCTTACCGTGAGGCTTTTGTCGATGACCTTAACTTTTTCCATGGTTTTTGTTGTCGCTATTACTTTGTTTTTACCTGTGTTCGGACAAGCGCTTATGAATGTTATTCAGTCATTTATTCCGATTGCCGATCACCTGGAACTTCTTTTCCAAGTTTTAAGATGGGTCTTCGCTGTCGGCATTATGGTATTCGTCCTTATGGTGTTGTATCTTGCCGCGCCCAATGCTGCTTTTAAGCTGCGAGAAGTTTTTTGGGGCGCATTGTTTGCAACCGTCGTATGGCAATTAATTTCCGTTGGTTTTTCTTATTACGTATCCAACTTCGGGAATTATGAAGCGACGTATGGTGCGATCGGAGGCATCATCGTGCTTATGATCTGGTTTTATTTAACGGGCATCATTCTCATTGTCGGCGGCCAACTCAATGCGATGCTCTATAAGTGGAAAAAATCATAA
- a CDS encoding MarR family winged helix-turn-helix transcriptional regulator, with the protein MHEHQIIFQDIVEMMKSIERSLIRQQQLPTFDVISLTKRQESILLYIFSAENVTMSDIASYFDISRSAVSQTLNKLEEQDIIVRSINKENRRELNLSLGENGKKLHQEYKRIEEMIVQDYFSKIKIEDLRQVRDIIRELQGMIVKEETQ; encoded by the coding sequence ATGCATGAGCATCAAATCATTTTTCAGGATATCGTAGAAATGATGAAAAGCATTGAGCGAAGCCTGATTCGGCAACAGCAACTTCCGACCTTCGATGTCATCAGTTTGACGAAAAGGCAAGAATCGATTTTGCTGTATATTTTCTCTGCCGAGAACGTAACGATGTCCGATATCGCTTCTTATTTTGACATTTCTAGAAGCGCCGTCAGTCAAACCTTAAATAAACTGGAAGAGCAAGATATTATCGTTCGTTCGATCAATAAGGAAAATCGTAGGGAATTAAACCTTTCTCTGGGAGAAAACGGGAAAAAGCTTCATCAGGAATATAAAAGAATCGAAGAAATGATTGTTCAGGACTACTTTTCTAAAATAAAAATTGAAGATTTGCGGCAAGTTCGAGATATTATTCGTGAGCTTCAAGGCATGATTGTTAAAGAAGAAACTCAATAA
- the kynU gene encoding kynureninase, producing the protein MDKSYAKAQEYDRCDTLSGFRDEFYIDDEKIYFDGNSLGILSKRAEKTALDALKSWKQYGIDGWTEGEEPWFYLSERLGTKTASLIGARASEVVATGSTTVNLHQLVSTFYQPKGSKTKILADELAFPTDIYALQSQLKLKGYDPEEHLVFVNSRDGKTFDEEDMIEKMTEDVALIVLPSVLYRSGQILPMKRLTKAAHDRNIAIGFDLCHSIGVFPHHLHDWGVDFAVWCNYKYLNAGPGAVGGLYVHHKHMAQTPGLTGWFGSRKDKQFDMEHDMTPADDAGAYQLGTPHILSAAPLIGSLELFEEAGLEQLRKKSLALTRYMMELAESKLEGMGFSIANPREDEQRGGHVYLEHREAARICKALKAKGIIPDFRAPKGIRLAPVPFYNTFTEVWRVIDRLQMIMEKETYKKYKNQRGVVA; encoded by the coding sequence ATGGACAAATCCTATGCAAAAGCGCAGGAATACGATCGATGCGATACGTTGAGCGGATTTCGCGATGAATTTTACATCGATGATGAAAAGATTTATTTTGACGGAAATTCATTGGGGATATTATCCAAGCGAGCGGAAAAAACAGCGTTGGATGCATTGAAAAGTTGGAAACAATACGGCATTGACGGATGGACCGAAGGGGAAGAGCCCTGGTTTTATTTATCGGAAAGGTTGGGAACGAAAACAGCTTCGCTCATCGGAGCCCGGGCAAGTGAAGTGGTTGCCACCGGGTCGACGACGGTAAATCTTCACCAACTCGTTTCCACGTTTTATCAACCGAAAGGGTCGAAAACGAAAATTCTAGCTGACGAATTAGCGTTTCCTACTGATATTTATGCGTTGCAAAGCCAATTAAAGCTCAAAGGGTATGACCCGGAGGAACACCTTGTCTTCGTGAATAGCCGGGACGGAAAAACGTTTGACGAGGAAGATATGATTGAAAAGATGACCGAGGACGTTGCGTTGATTGTTTTGCCGTCGGTTTTATACCGAAGTGGACAGATTCTTCCGATGAAACGCCTGACCAAAGCAGCGCACGATCGAAACATCGCGATTGGATTTGACTTGTGCCACTCGATCGGTGTTTTTCCCCATCATTTACATGATTGGGGCGTCGACTTTGCCGTTTGGTGCAATTATAAATATTTGAACGCCGGCCCGGGTGCCGTAGGAGGATTGTATGTCCATCATAAGCACATGGCTCAAACGCCCGGTTTGACCGGTTGGTTTGGTTCGCGAAAAGACAAACAGTTTGATATGGAGCATGACATGACGCCGGCGGACGATGCGGGAGCATACCAATTGGGAACGCCGCATATATTGAGTGCTGCCCCATTAATCGGTTCATTGGAATTGTTTGAGGAAGCGGGACTGGAACAACTGCGAAAAAAATCCCTTGCGCTCACCCGCTACATGATGGAATTGGCGGAAAGCAAACTGGAAGGAATGGGGTTTTCGATTGCCAATCCTCGGGAAGATGAACAGCGCGGCGGACACGTTTATCTTGAGCACCGCGAGGCAGCACGGATTTGCAAAGCATTAAAGGCGAAAGGGATCATTCCCGATTTCCGCGCCCCGAAAGGCATCCGCTTAGCCCCCGTTCCGTTTTATAATACCTTCACGGAGGTTTGGCGCGTGATCGATCGCTTACAAATGATCATGGAAAAGGAAACGTACAAGAAGTATAAAAATCAGCGAGGGGTGGTGGCATAA
- a CDS encoding MOSC domain-containing protein yields the protein MEAYVRQLFSGKIKQLGDPNATNPMDKPWESAIFKSETEEPIWASETGLIGDEVADKKTHGGPEKAIFSYPIKHYDYWKKDLETDAIDVGGMGENFAVFDMDESSVCIGDTYRFGDALLQVSQPRRPCWKPARRFRTMDLALRIQNSGRTGWYYRVLQEGYVRAGVHFELIERPYPKWTIQACNDVMYIYKDNLQLAEKLASCELLAPNWKHTLNKRILGQSSSSEKRVYGPNKA from the coding sequence ATGGAAGCTTATGTGCGGCAATTATTTTCCGGAAAAATAAAGCAATTAGGCGACCCAAATGCCACAAATCCAATGGACAAGCCGTGGGAAAGCGCCATTTTCAAGTCGGAAACGGAAGAGCCTATTTGGGCGAGCGAAACCGGCCTTATCGGGGATGAAGTCGCCGATAAAAAAACTCATGGCGGACCGGAAAAAGCCATTTTTTCATATCCAATCAAGCATTACGACTATTGGAAAAAAGATTTAGAGACGGACGCCATTGATGTCGGCGGCATGGGAGAGAATTTTGCCGTCTTTGATATGGATGAATCATCCGTCTGTATCGGGGATACATATAGATTTGGCGATGCATTGCTTCAAGTGTCCCAGCCAAGGCGCCCTTGTTGGAAGCCGGCAAGAAGATTTCGAACGATGGATCTAGCGTTAAGGATTCAGAACAGCGGCAGAACCGGATGGTATTACCGTGTTTTACAGGAGGGTTATGTACGAGCAGGCGTCCATTTTGAATTGATCGAACGGCCGTATCCGAAATGGACGATACAGGCGTGCAATGATGTGATGTATATTTATAAAGATAATCTGCAACTGGCCGAGAAGCTGGCGTCATGCGAACTTTTGGCTCCAAATTGGAAGCATACATTAAATAAGCGTATCCTAGGGCAATCTTCTTCCTCGGAAAAACGGGTATATGGGCCGAATAAAGCATAG
- the kynB gene encoding arylformamidase: MGEEATWIDISQPLDHTIATWPNDTPFSYERAVTKKRSGSVNIGKITMSLHTGTHVDAPVHFDNGGRGILDLDINVFIGKARLIDVTHCKQHIDTQAFAAADTETLPPRVLLRTSLSNERERFPACIPSIDATIAPFLKEKGVRLIGVDVPSVDPLDSKTLPAHHALFEHGIHILENVMLDGLAPGDYEFVAMPLPLADADGSPVRAAVRPLYGKEEHDAGKES, encoded by the coding sequence GTGGGTGAGGAAGCAACGTGGATCGATATCTCCCAACCGTTGGATCACACAATCGCCACTTGGCCGAACGACACGCCGTTTTCCTATGAACGAGCGGTAACGAAAAAGAGAAGTGGATCGGTGAATATCGGAAAAATAACGATGAGCTTGCATACCGGCACGCATGTCGATGCTCCGGTTCATTTTGATAACGGCGGTCGCGGCATTCTTGATTTGGATATTAATGTGTTTATAGGCAAGGCTCGTTTAATAGATGTCACGCATTGCAAACAACATATCGATACACAAGCATTTGCAGCGGCGGATACAGAAACGCTCCCTCCGCGCGTGCTATTGCGAACATCGCTTTCGAATGAGCGGGAACGGTTTCCGGCGTGTATTCCATCGATCGATGCAACCATTGCGCCATTTTTAAAAGAAAAAGGCGTTCGTTTAATCGGTGTAGACGTCCCTTCAGTCGACCCGTTGGACAGTAAAACATTACCGGCTCATCACGCCCTTTTTGAGCATGGGATTCACATTTTGGAAAATGTGATGCTCGATGGGTTAGCCCCCGGAGACTATGAATTCGTCGCTATGCCATTGCCTTTGGCAGATGCAGATGGGAGCCCGGTACGGGCGGCAGTGAGGCCATTATATGGAAAGGAAGAGCATGATGCCGGAAAAGAATCATAA
- the spx gene encoding transcriptional regulator Spx has product MVQLLTSTGSTSCRLARSWLEKHHIPFNERNIFAEPLSVEEVKFIMHMTENGTDEIISKRSKAFQDLNVDVDEMSLHHFFQLVSQHPGLLRKPIIFDHKRLQVGYQEEDMRRFLPRQIRSYRLQEARMKELLGNTK; this is encoded by the coding sequence TTGGTCCAGTTACTGACATCAACGGGCTCTACGTCTTGCCGACTAGCGAGAAGCTGGTTGGAAAAACATCATATCCCTTTTAATGAAAGAAATATTTTTGCGGAGCCCCTTTCCGTTGAAGAAGTGAAGTTCATTATGCACATGACGGAAAACGGGACGGATGAGATTATATCCAAACGTTCCAAAGCCTTTCAGGATTTAAACGTTGATGTTGATGAAATGTCTTTGCATCATTTTTTTCAATTGGTCAGTCAACATCCGGGGCTATTGCGAAAACCGATCATTTTTGATCATAAACGGCTTCAAGTCGGGTATCAGGAAGAGGACATGCGCCGATTCTTACCGAGGCAAATTCGTTCCTATCGTTTACAGGAAGCGCGAATGAAGGAATTACTCGGAAATACAAAGTAA
- the kynA gene encoding tryptophan 2,3-dioxygenase: MERKSMMPEKNHNEDDIHLDFREQMTYGDYLDLERLLSSQHRLSGHHDEMLFILIHQVQELWMKLILHELHASVEAIKKEELSASFKMLARVSSIESQMVRAWDVLSTLTPSEYMEFREHLGKASGFQSYQYRMIEFALGYKTRHVLEIYEKDPELHKRLSEELHKPGLYDVSIQALAKAGFDINPAILNRDVSETYEAAPSVEKAWLDVYRDVENHWQLYELAEKLVDVEDQLQQWRFRHMKTVERIIGNKTGTGGSSGVGYLKHVLNHQFFPELWNARTKI, encoded by the coding sequence ATGGAAAGGAAGAGCATGATGCCGGAAAAGAATCATAATGAGGATGATATTCATCTCGATTTTCGGGAGCAAATGACTTACGGCGATTATTTAGATCTTGAACGGCTCTTATCGAGTCAACATCGATTGTCGGGACATCATGATGAAATGTTGTTTATTTTGATTCACCAAGTCCAAGAACTTTGGATGAAATTGATCTTGCATGAGCTTCATGCTTCCGTAGAGGCCATTAAAAAAGAAGAGCTATCGGCAAGCTTTAAAATGTTGGCTCGTGTATCATCCATCGAATCGCAAATGGTAAGGGCTTGGGATGTCCTTTCCACATTAACCCCTTCGGAATATATGGAATTCCGTGAGCATCTCGGAAAGGCTTCCGGTTTCCAGTCGTACCAGTACCGAATGATCGAGTTTGCCCTCGGATATAAGACTCGCCATGTGCTGGAGATTTATGAAAAAGATCCCGAGTTGCATAAGCGATTAAGCGAAGAACTGCACAAACCGGGATTATATGATGTGTCGATTCAAGCATTGGCAAAAGCAGGGTTTGACATCAATCCGGCCATATTAAATCGGGATGTGTCTGAAACGTATGAGGCTGCCCCATCCGTGGAAAAGGCTTGGCTGGATGTTTATCGTGATGTAGAGAACCATTGGCAGTTGTATGAATTGGCAGAAAAGTTGGTGGACGTGGAAGACCAATTGCAGCAATGGCGCTTTCGGCACATGAAAACCGTGGAACGCATTATTGGAAATAAAACCGGCACAGGCGGATCTTCCGGGGTTGGCTATCTTAAACACGTGCTCAACCATCAGTTTTTTCCTGAACTATGGAACGCGCGAACAAAAATTTGA
- a CDS encoding MDR family MFS transporter, which yields MNQNQNYNRVLIAGLLIAGSFIAVLNQTLMITAIPPIMEEMNITANTAQWLTTVFMLVNGIMIPVSAFLIEKFTTRQLFLTAMAVFTLGTLLGGLATNFPSLLTARIIQSAGAGVMLPLMQTIFLLIFPVERRGTAMGYIGLVISFAPAIGPTISGWVTSNFEWRFLFWGIFPLAIIMMIVAYFVMRNVTDRKNPSVDPLSIILSTFGFGGLLYGFTSAGNYGWGSPITLAVLAVGTVTIVIFILRQLRMVHPMLEMRVFKQRIFTLSTIICAIGFLGLIGLETIIPLYLQNMRGFTAMEAGLVLLPGALLSGLMAPITGRIFDRIGAKSLAIPGLILMTLSTFAFLFVDTTTSLTFIAVMFTIRMFGFSMVMMPVNTAGLNTMPPKLIPHGAAVTNTVRQMAASIGTAVLVTTMTTSAQVSDGSPNIAHPEIFGAIVSFGLMGLLTAIALLLAFQLKKTYPPTDEEWDEEYMGDKKRRRAA from the coding sequence ATGAATCAAAATCAAAATTACAATCGAGTATTGATCGCTGGGTTATTAATTGCCGGCTCTTTTATCGCGGTATTGAACCAGACGTTAATGATTACGGCTATCCCCCCGATCATGGAAGAAATGAATATTACCGCGAATACGGCCCAATGGTTAACCACCGTGTTTATGCTCGTCAATGGGATTATGATCCCGGTTTCCGCGTTTTTGATTGAAAAATTTACGACACGGCAACTTTTTTTGACGGCAATGGCTGTTTTCACGCTCGGGACATTGCTCGGCGGACTCGCGACCAATTTCCCTTCTTTGCTGACGGCACGTATTATTCAATCCGCTGGGGCAGGCGTTATGCTTCCGCTCATGCAAACGATTTTTCTCCTCATATTTCCGGTGGAGCGCCGCGGAACGGCTATGGGTTATATCGGCCTCGTTATTTCGTTTGCTCCGGCAATTGGGCCAACTATCTCCGGATGGGTGACATCCAATTTTGAGTGGCGTTTTTTATTTTGGGGCATCTTTCCATTAGCTATTATTATGATGATCGTGGCTTATTTTGTTATGAGGAATGTGACTGATCGTAAAAATCCGAGCGTTGACCCACTATCCATCATTTTGTCGACTTTCGGTTTCGGCGGATTGCTGTACGGTTTTACGAGTGCCGGCAATTACGGATGGGGAAGCCCGATTACGCTTGCCGTTTTGGCTGTTGGAACAGTGACCATCGTGATTTTTATACTTCGACAGCTTCGTATGGTGCATCCGATGCTGGAAATGCGCGTTTTTAAGCAACGTATATTTACCCTTTCGACAATCATTTGCGCGATTGGTTTTTTGGGACTGATTGGCTTGGAGACCATTATTCCTTTATACTTGCAAAACATGCGCGGATTTACGGCTATGGAAGCGGGGCTCGTACTATTGCCGGGTGCCTTGCTTTCTGGATTGATGGCGCCGATCACAGGCCGCATCTTCGATCGAATCGGCGCAAAATCACTCGCGATTCCCGGACTTATATTAATGACACTTTCGACGTTTGCCTTTCTTTTCGTAGATACAACCACCTCACTCACGTTTATAGCAGTGATGTTTACAATTCGAATGTTCGGTTTTTCCATGGTGATGATGCCGGTGAATACTGCCGGGTTGAATACTATGCCGCCAAAATTGATCCCGCATGGTGCCGCGGTAACCAATACGGTGCGACAAATGGCTGCCTCCATTGGAACGGCTGTGCTGGTGACGACAATGACAACGTCCGCGCAGGTGAGTGACGGAAGCCCAAATATTGCTCATCCGGAAATCTTCGGCGCGATCGTTTCCTTTGGATTGATGGGTCTTTTAACCGCCATCGCGTTACTGCTCGCTTTTCAATTGAAAAAAACATACCCTCCGACAGATGAAGAATGGGATGAGGAGTACATGGGAGATAAAAAACGCCGGAGGGCGGCTTGA
- a CDS encoding MarR family winged helix-turn-helix transcriptional regulator produces the protein MDQDEYVSIRRMLDSFREISQRLYQIMKEEADKLDITIMQTLVLAGLSRNPNSTLGDIAEEMHSSNSTMSGIVDRLVKANYVIREHAQSDRRLLTLRLTEEGERKQKEAYRQIMHRLSTQLNDYTSEDLNHLISAHDHLLKQLQS, from the coding sequence ATGGATCAAGATGAATATGTGAGCATTCGCCGAATGCTGGATTCTTTTCGCGAAATTAGCCAAAGGCTCTATCAAATCATGAAGGAGGAAGCGGATAAGCTCGACATCACCATCATGCAAACGTTAGTCCTCGCAGGATTATCCAGGAACCCGAATAGTACCCTTGGTGACATCGCCGAAGAGATGCATTCCAGCAATAGTACAATGAGTGGGATCGTTGATCGTCTTGTAAAGGCGAACTATGTGATCAGAGAACATGCACAATCGGATCGGCGTTTACTGACGTTGCGTCTGACTGAAGAAGGTGAACGGAAACAAAAAGAAGCTTACAGGCAAATCATGCATCGGTTATCGACTCAATTAAATGATTATACCTCCGAGGATTTGAATCATCTGATAAGCGCTCATGATCACCTCTTGAAACAATTACAATCTTGA